From the Vibrio alginolyticus NBRC 15630 = ATCC 17749 genome, one window contains:
- the uvrY gene encoding UvrY/SirA/GacA family response regulator transcription factor, which translates to MINVFLVDDHELVRTGIRRIIEDVRGMNVAGEADSGEDAVKWCRSNHADVVLMDMNMPGIGGLEATKKILRVNPDVKIIVLTVHTENPFPTKVMQAGASGYLTKGAGPDEMVNAIRVVNSGQRYISPEIAQQMALSQFSPASENPFKDLSERELQIMLMITKGQKVTDISEQLNLSPKTVNSYRYRLFSKLDINGDVELTHLAIRHGMLDTETL; encoded by the coding sequence TTGATAAATGTTTTCCTTGTAGATGATCACGAGCTGGTTCGCACAGGGATACGACGTATTATTGAAGACGTCCGTGGAATGAACGTAGCAGGAGAAGCTGACAGCGGTGAAGATGCAGTAAAATGGTGTCGCAGTAATCATGCTGACGTCGTTTTAATGGACATGAACATGCCAGGAATTGGCGGCTTGGAAGCCACTAAAAAAATTCTTCGCGTGAATCCTGATGTGAAAATCATCGTACTTACCGTTCATACAGAAAACCCGTTTCCAACCAAGGTGATGCAGGCAGGTGCGTCTGGTTATTTAACCAAAGGTGCTGGCCCTGACGAAATGGTGAATGCGATTCGTGTAGTTAATAGTGGGCAGCGTTACATCTCGCCAGAGATTGCGCAGCAGATGGCATTGAGTCAATTTTCTCCAGCCTCTGAGAACCCTTTTAAAGACTTATCCGAACGTGAATTGCAGATCATGCTTATGATCACCAAAGGCCAAAAGGTAACGGATATTTCTGAGCAACTTAATTTAAGTCCAAAGACAGTCAACAGCTATCGCTACCGACTCTTTAGTAAATTGGACATTAATGGTGACGTTGAGTTAACTCACTTAGCGATTCGCCACGGAATGCTGGACACCGAGACCCTTTAG